From a region of the Eublepharis macularius isolate TG4126 chromosome 7, MPM_Emac_v1.0, whole genome shotgun sequence genome:
- the DIPK1C gene encoding divergent protein kinase domain 1C: protein MRGAAVVRRLLRARLRRRCPAAFLLLGAVCWAGGGALFLFFLAHGGVFSGRCTDEQSRRILARLCLDYRKGALTGDLCEDLCVAQKLIYKRCLYYDQGKKVIQADWRGRPVILKSKKEIFSSYQRLGFLEEMESQGIPEADLLLMVALEIKNALGLELPNNTAGPLWTRGRGPHWKAQLASMWSLLQQEEYIYFSVLQDFSKHVLRVIGSCGHFYAVEYLTAGHAWHNTLFSVEDAVGASFSGIKNKAKAITEIAISFLDMVNHFDNDFSHRLHLCDIKPENFAIRNDLTVVAIDVDMAFFEPKMRDILDQNCTGDEDCNFFDCFSKCDLKNRKCGAERANNNLQVICDKIFRPWFSLNLRGPTVSFPLQLQLQKAVHDCAEPAYDDVALLHRTSLTSLTQLYQLLRASQKELQKSGSYSHHVY, encoded by the exons ATGCGGGGGGCGGCCGTGGTGAGGCGCCTGCTGCGAGCGCGGCTGCGGAGGCGATGCCCCGCCGCCTTCCTCCTCCTGGGGGCTGTGTGctgggctggagggggcgccctcttccttttcttcctggcGCACGGCGGCGTTTTCTCGGGACGTTGCACTGATGAGCAGAGCCGTCGGATCTTGGCCCGCCTG TGTCTGGACTATAGGAAAGGAGCTTTGACAGGTGACCTTTGTGAAGACTTGTGTGTGGCCCAGAAATTGATATACAAGCGCTGCCTTTATTATGACCAAGGTAAAAAGGTCATCCAAGCTGACTGGAGAGGCCGCCCAGTGATCCTGAAATCCAAAAAAGAAATCTTCTCCAGCTATCAGCGCCTTggtttcctggaggaaatggaatcGCAGGGTATCCCAGAGGCAGATCTGCTTCTTATGGTGGCTTTGGAGATAAAAAATGCTCTAGGCTTGGAACTACCTAATAATACTGCAGGACCTTTGTGgactagggggagaggccctcactGGAAAGCACAGTTGGCCAGTATGTGGTCTTTACTCCAACAAgaagaatatatttattttagtGTCCTGCAAGACTTCAGTAAACATGTCCTGAGGGTCATTGGCTCTTGTGGCCACTTCTACGCTGTGGAGTATTTGACAGCTGGACATGCTTGGCACAACACACTCTTTTCTGTGGAAGATGCAGTTGGTGCCTCCTTTTCTGGGATTAAAAACAAAGCTAAGGccatcactgaaattgcaatCAGCTTCCTTGATATGGTAAATCATTTTGACAATGACTTTTCTCACCGGCTTCATCTCTGTGACATCAAACCGGAAAATTTTGCTATCCGGAATGATCTGACG GTAGTTGCTATAGACGTAGATATGGCTTTTTTTGAGCCTAAAATGAGAGACATCcttgaccagaactgcacaggaGATGAAGACTGTAATTTTTTTGATTGCTTTTCAAAGTGTGACctgaaaaacagaaaatgtggAGCAGAGAGAGCCAATAACAACCTTCAA GTAATCTGTGACAAAATATTTCGTCCCTGGTTCTCTCTGAACCTCAGAGGACCAAcagtctcctttcccctgcagctgCAGTTGCAGAAGGCAGTGCATGATTGTGCAGAACCAGCTTATGACGATGTTGCCCTTCTCCATAGGACTTCTCTGACTTCTCTTACCCAGCTGTACCAGTTGCTTCGAGCCAGTCAAAAGGAACTCCAGAAATCTGGAAGCTACTCTCATCATGTTTACTAA